Proteins encoded within one genomic window of Cryptosporangium minutisporangium:
- a CDS encoding nucleoside hydrolase, whose translation MGRPVYLDCDTGIDDSLAIAYLMAHPDVDLVGVGTVFGNIDAHRAARNTLDLLALGGHGHVPVAIGAEKPLAGAWLGGPAHIHGGNGVGNVELPRGDREPLSDESAADLLVRLAHEHEGDLRVLAVGPLTNLARALDVETALPYLVESVVVMGGAARVPGNVTPVAEANIFNDPEAADRVLSAEWPLTLVPLDVTMEHMIEEADRESLLAADVPIPRALGQMLDVYYEFYVGTFGRRCAPLHDPLAAAITAGGATPLVAPTVQVVVDSTDGPGRGQTICDLRGERVGYPDQPTAHCRLVLSLDAPFGPHLVERLTSS comes from the coding sequence ATGGGCCGCCCGGTCTACCTGGACTGTGACACCGGTATCGACGACTCGCTCGCGATCGCCTACCTGATGGCCCACCCGGACGTCGACCTGGTCGGCGTCGGCACGGTCTTCGGCAACATCGACGCCCACCGGGCGGCGCGGAACACGCTGGACCTGCTCGCGCTCGGGGGCCACGGCCACGTGCCGGTGGCGATCGGGGCGGAGAAGCCGCTGGCCGGCGCCTGGCTCGGCGGTCCGGCGCACATCCACGGTGGGAACGGTGTCGGGAACGTCGAGTTACCGCGTGGCGACCGCGAGCCGCTGTCCGACGAGTCGGCCGCCGACCTCCTGGTCCGGCTGGCTCACGAGCACGAGGGTGACCTCCGCGTCCTCGCGGTCGGCCCGCTGACCAACCTCGCGCGGGCCCTCGACGTCGAGACCGCGCTGCCCTACCTCGTGGAGAGCGTCGTCGTCATGGGCGGCGCGGCGCGGGTACCCGGCAACGTCACGCCGGTGGCCGAGGCCAACATCTTCAACGACCCCGAAGCCGCCGACCGGGTGCTCTCCGCCGAGTGGCCGCTGACGCTCGTGCCGCTGGACGTGACGATGGAGCACATGATCGAGGAGGCCGACCGGGAATCGCTGCTCGCCGCCGACGTCCCGATCCCGCGTGCGCTCGGCCAGATGCTCGACGTCTACTACGAGTTCTACGTCGGGACGTTCGGTCGCCGGTGCGCGCCGCTGCACGATCCGCTCGCCGCCGCGATCACCGCCGGCGGGGCCACCCCCTTGGTGGCCCCGACGGTGCAGGTCGTCGTCGACTCGACCGACGGTCCCGGCCGTGGCCAGACGATCTGCGACCTGCGCGGCGAGCGGGTGGGCTACCCGGACCAACCC